A genomic region of Larimichthys crocea isolate SSNF unplaced genomic scaffold, L_crocea_2.0 scaffold148, whole genome shotgun sequence contains the following coding sequences:
- the LOC109139484 gene encoding uncharacterized protein LOC109139484 isoform X1: MGCRLTRTKAKTHEPSHHRHREELHFVDEYGQPITMQVEGRRGRGHRRRQSRCAMECSAPTERHWETLRVMGLMEGDERQGDSYSAGSVLLEQWDKDMMPYYGHMTVSPDLYSTSSRMMMSPDIYPPNGYLPRLSNDQHPGHTYLPSVSYSLDHLDRLDYQVPEMLPYQPNSESCLIGCYNTEEMEPKDFSRQSDYRPPWRSDRFLGYLPLSELDSGLGCGPDSPHHRVAFSEAETDAMSSLPGHTPSSQGSSSSSESLISSEPSDSGFHSVSTGEHRRLHKIHGSHAHRQTHHLRSGHSPREQRGRWDLESIPETTPMTHSGAPQASRCTVGNSTTTTVHFHRAERSPTLPRHRSPPSPSVGCRTEPCQRRALWLEQQQGGGRLMEAPGRSRTITDLTEGQRRRRASHPIVTNPDRQNSQPDTSSNTMGPRSRASYPSNCHPTSHLSIDRTSLPSHQNALRNSQGANRSREEESLSKSPGSGSSGASDWRGFQTLGNRTGNSKGSSVPFYSTLGAPQRSPHSPPSPRSRLSNQKSVRNQLLRARAYRLARERSEVTTDEEVRGDGEREGDEDGEDGRWAGRYWSRTERRRHLALSRQHRERRVGAEEQAGGLQGALSSQTVLELSHMKQNRLRNSKLLDDWTTVEELLTHGTRVESDSQLCPSPLLSVTTV, from the exons GCCAAGACTCATGAACCTTCTCATCACCGACACCGAGAGGAGCTGCACTTTGTGGACGAGTATGGCCAGCCAATCACTATGCAGGTGGAGGGGAGAAGGGGGCGTGGCCACAGGCGGCGGCAGTCTCGTTGTGCGATGGAGTGCAGCGCTCCAACAGAAAGACACTGGGAGACCCTGAGAGTCATGGGACTGATGGAGGGAGACGAACGCCAGGGAGACAGCTACAGTGCAGGGTCGGTACTCTTGGAGCAATGGGACAAAGACATGAT GCCTTACTATGGTCACATGACCGTGTCACCTGACCTATACTCCACCAGTAGTCGCATGATGATGTCGCCTGATATCTATCCACCCAATGGCTACCTGCCAAGACTGTCGAATGACCAGCACCCGGGTCATACCTACCTGCCCAGTGTCTCCTACAGTTTGGATCACCTGGACAGACTGGACTACCAG GTTCCAGAAATGTTGCCCTACCAGCCTAACTCCGAGAgctgtctgattggctgctacAACACAGAAGAGATGGAGCCAAAGGATTTCAGCAGACAG TCCGACTATCGTCCTCCTTGGAGGTCTGATCGTTTTCTTGGATACCTTCCCCTGAGTGAGCTTGACAGCGGGCTGGGATGTGGCCCTGACAGCCCACACCACCGGGTGGCGTTCTCCGAGGCCGAGACAGACGCCATGTCATCGCTGCCAGGACACACCCCTTCCTCCCaaggctcctcctcttcctccgagTCCCTGATCTCCTCCGAACCCAGCGACTCAGGCTTCCACAGCGTCAGCACCGGGGAGCACCGACGACTGCATAAGATTCATGGAAGCCACGCCCACCGACAGACCCACCATCTCCGTTCAGGCCACTCCCCTCGAGAGCAGAGAGGACGCTGGGATTTGGAGTCCATCCCTGAGACAACCCCAATGACTCACTCTGGAGCGCCACAGGCATCCCGCTGCACTGTGGGTAACAGCACGACCACAACAGTTCACTTCCACAGAGCCGAGAGGAGTCCCACCTTACCTCGCCACCGCTCGCCACCTTCTCCTTCTGTTG gttGCCGTACTGAGCCCTGCCAGCGGAGGGCGCTGTggttggagcagcagcagggaggaggCAGGTTGATGGAGGCTCCAGGGAGGAGTCGAACAATAACAGATTTGACCGAAGGACAGCGCCGCCGCAGGGCGAGTCACCCCATCGTGACAAATCCAGACCGACAGAACAGCCAACCGGATACAAGCAGCAACACGATGGGGCCGAGGAGCAGGGCCAGTTATCCCAGTAACTGCCACCCCACCAGTCACCTCAGCATAGACAGAACCAGTCTGCCCAGTCATCAGAATGCACTGAGAAACAGCCAGGGAGCAAAccggagcagagaggaggagtcCCTCTCCAAGAGTCCTGGGTCCGGCTCCAGTGGAGCATCAGACTGGCGCGGCTTTCAGACCCTCGGGAATCGTACCGGCAACTCTAAAGGTTCCTCTGTTCCCTTCTACAGCACACTGGGAGCGCCACAACGTAGCCCTCACTCGCCACCCTCTCCCCGCTCCAGACTGTCCAATCAGAAGTCAGTCAGGAACCAGCTGCTCAGAGCCCGAGCCTACAGATTGGCCAGGGAACGCAGTGAGGTCACGACGGACGAGGAGGTGCGAGGCGATGGAGAGCGAGAAGGCGATGAGGACGGAGAGGACGGGCGGTGGGCGGGGCGATACTGGAGCCGGACCGAAAGGAGACGCCACCTGGCGTTGTCGcgacaacacagagagaggagagttggAGCGGAGGAGCAGGCCGGCGGACTCCAGGGGGCGCTGTCGTCTCAGACGGTGCTGGAGCTGAGTCACATGAAGCAGAACCGACTGAGGAACAGCAAGCTGCTCGATGATTGGACGActgtggaggagctgctgacTCACGGGACACGGGTGGAGAGCGACAGTCAGCTCTGCCCCAGCCCTCTGTTATCGGTTACTACTGTCTGA
- the LOC109139484 gene encoding uncharacterized protein LOC109139484 isoform X2 codes for MGCRLTRTKAKTHEPSHHRHREELHFVDEYGQPITMQVEGRRGRGHRRRQSRCAMECSAPTERHWETLRVMGLMEGDERQGDSYSAGPYYGHMTVSPDLYSTSSRMMMSPDIYPPNGYLPRLSNDQHPGHTYLPSVSYSLDHLDRLDYQVPEMLPYQPNSESCLIGCYNTEEMEPKDFSRQSDYRPPWRSDRFLGYLPLSELDSGLGCGPDSPHHRVAFSEAETDAMSSLPGHTPSSQGSSSSSESLISSEPSDSGFHSVSTGEHRRLHKIHGSHAHRQTHHLRSGHSPREQRGRWDLESIPETTPMTHSGAPQASRCTVGNSTTTTVHFHRAERSPTLPRHRSPPSPSVGCRTEPCQRRALWLEQQQGGGRLMEAPGRSRTITDLTEGQRRRRASHPIVTNPDRQNSQPDTSSNTMGPRSRASYPSNCHPTSHLSIDRTSLPSHQNALRNSQGANRSREEESLSKSPGSGSSGASDWRGFQTLGNRTGNSKGSSVPFYSTLGAPQRSPHSPPSPRSRLSNQKSVRNQLLRARAYRLARERSEVTTDEEVRGDGEREGDEDGEDGRWAGRYWSRTERRRHLALSRQHRERRVGAEEQAGGLQGALSSQTVLELSHMKQNRLRNSKLLDDWTTVEELLTHGTRVESDSQLCPSPLLSVTTV; via the exons GCCAAGACTCATGAACCTTCTCATCACCGACACCGAGAGGAGCTGCACTTTGTGGACGAGTATGGCCAGCCAATCACTATGCAGGTGGAGGGGAGAAGGGGGCGTGGCCACAGGCGGCGGCAGTCTCGTTGTGCGATGGAGTGCAGCGCTCCAACAGAAAGACACTGGGAGACCCTGAGAGTCATGGGACTGATGGAGGGAGACGAACGCCAGGGAGACAGCTACAGTGCAGG GCCTTACTATGGTCACATGACCGTGTCACCTGACCTATACTCCACCAGTAGTCGCATGATGATGTCGCCTGATATCTATCCACCCAATGGCTACCTGCCAAGACTGTCGAATGACCAGCACCCGGGTCATACCTACCTGCCCAGTGTCTCCTACAGTTTGGATCACCTGGACAGACTGGACTACCAG GTTCCAGAAATGTTGCCCTACCAGCCTAACTCCGAGAgctgtctgattggctgctacAACACAGAAGAGATGGAGCCAAAGGATTTCAGCAGACAG TCCGACTATCGTCCTCCTTGGAGGTCTGATCGTTTTCTTGGATACCTTCCCCTGAGTGAGCTTGACAGCGGGCTGGGATGTGGCCCTGACAGCCCACACCACCGGGTGGCGTTCTCCGAGGCCGAGACAGACGCCATGTCATCGCTGCCAGGACACACCCCTTCCTCCCaaggctcctcctcttcctccgagTCCCTGATCTCCTCCGAACCCAGCGACTCAGGCTTCCACAGCGTCAGCACCGGGGAGCACCGACGACTGCATAAGATTCATGGAAGCCACGCCCACCGACAGACCCACCATCTCCGTTCAGGCCACTCCCCTCGAGAGCAGAGAGGACGCTGGGATTTGGAGTCCATCCCTGAGACAACCCCAATGACTCACTCTGGAGCGCCACAGGCATCCCGCTGCACTGTGGGTAACAGCACGACCACAACAGTTCACTTCCACAGAGCCGAGAGGAGTCCCACCTTACCTCGCCACCGCTCGCCACCTTCTCCTTCTGTTG gttGCCGTACTGAGCCCTGCCAGCGGAGGGCGCTGTggttggagcagcagcagggaggaggCAGGTTGATGGAGGCTCCAGGGAGGAGTCGAACAATAACAGATTTGACCGAAGGACAGCGCCGCCGCAGGGCGAGTCACCCCATCGTGACAAATCCAGACCGACAGAACAGCCAACCGGATACAAGCAGCAACACGATGGGGCCGAGGAGCAGGGCCAGTTATCCCAGTAACTGCCACCCCACCAGTCACCTCAGCATAGACAGAACCAGTCTGCCCAGTCATCAGAATGCACTGAGAAACAGCCAGGGAGCAAAccggagcagagaggaggagtcCCTCTCCAAGAGTCCTGGGTCCGGCTCCAGTGGAGCATCAGACTGGCGCGGCTTTCAGACCCTCGGGAATCGTACCGGCAACTCTAAAGGTTCCTCTGTTCCCTTCTACAGCACACTGGGAGCGCCACAACGTAGCCCTCACTCGCCACCCTCTCCCCGCTCCAGACTGTCCAATCAGAAGTCAGTCAGGAACCAGCTGCTCAGAGCCCGAGCCTACAGATTGGCCAGGGAACGCAGTGAGGTCACGACGGACGAGGAGGTGCGAGGCGATGGAGAGCGAGAAGGCGATGAGGACGGAGAGGACGGGCGGTGGGCGGGGCGATACTGGAGCCGGACCGAAAGGAGACGCCACCTGGCGTTGTCGcgacaacacagagagaggagagttggAGCGGAGGAGCAGGCCGGCGGACTCCAGGGGGCGCTGTCGTCTCAGACGGTGCTGGAGCTGAGTCACATGAAGCAGAACCGACTGAGGAACAGCAAGCTGCTCGATGATTGGACGActgtggaggagctgctgacTCACGGGACACGGGTGGAGAGCGACAGTCAGCTCTGCCCCAGCCCTCTGTTATCGGTTACTACTGTCTGA